One segment of Methanolinea mesophila DNA contains the following:
- the tuf gene encoding translation elongation factor EF-1 subunit alpha — protein MASEKPHMNLAVIGHIDHGKSTMVGRLMFETGTVPAHIIEGYRKEAESKGKATFEFAWVMDNLKEERERGITIDIAHKRFDTPKFYFTVVDCPGHRDFVKNMITGASQADAAILVVAAPDGVMEQTKEHVFLARTLGINQIIIALNKMDAVKYDQKRFEEVKKDLSGLLQMVGYKPAEILFIPTSALAGVNISKKAPETPWYTGPSLLEALDTLKEPEKPIDKPLRLPIQDAYSISGIGTVPVGRVETGVMKKGMKVSFMPANKEGEVKSIEMHHEEIPQALPGDNVGFNVRGIAKGDIRRGDVCGPADAPPTVADEFTAQIVVLQHPSAITVGYTPVFHCHTTQTACTFIELQKKLDPRSGQTKEENPTFLKSGDAAIVKIKPTKPMVIENVKELPQLGRFAIRDMGSTIAAGMCIAITPKQMR, from the coding sequence ATGGCAAGTGAGAAGCCCCACATGAATCTGGCGGTCATTGGACACATCGACCACGGAAAGTCAACCATGGTCGGCAGGCTGATGTTCGAGACCGGAACCGTCCCTGCGCACATCATCGAGGGATACCGGAAGGAGGCCGAGTCCAAGGGCAAGGCGACTTTCGAGTTTGCATGGGTTATGGACAACCTCAAGGAAGAGCGTGAGAGAGGTATCACCATCGATATCGCGCACAAGAGGTTCGACACCCCGAAGTTCTATTTCACCGTGGTGGACTGCCCCGGGCACAGAGACTTCGTAAAGAACATGATTACCGGTGCATCCCAGGCCGATGCCGCGATCCTCGTGGTCGCAGCCCCTGACGGTGTGATGGAGCAGACCAAGGAGCACGTCTTCCTTGCGAGGACCCTTGGTATCAACCAGATCATCATTGCACTCAACAAGATGGACGCGGTAAAGTACGACCAGAAGCGCTTCGAAGAGGTCAAGAAGGACCTGTCCGGGCTGCTGCAGATGGTCGGGTACAAGCCCGCGGAGATCCTGTTCATCCCCACCAGCGCACTCGCAGGGGTCAACATCTCCAAGAAGGCTCCCGAAACTCCCTGGTACACCGGCCCGTCACTCCTCGAGGCCCTGGACACCCTTAAGGAACCCGAGAAACCGATCGACAAGCCGCTCCGGCTGCCCATCCAGGACGCCTACAGCATCAGCGGTATCGGCACCGTGCCCGTAGGGCGCGTAGAGACCGGAGTAATGAAGAAGGGAATGAAGGTCTCCTTCATGCCGGCCAACAAGGAAGGCGAGGTCAAGTCCATCGAGATGCACCACGAGGAGATCCCCCAGGCACTTCCCGGCGACAACGTAGGGTTCAACGTGCGTGGTATCGCCAAGGGTGACATCAGGCGTGGCGACGTCTGCGGACCCGCAGATGCACCGCCGACGGTTGCGGACGAGTTCACCGCCCAGATCGTGGTGCTCCAGCACCCCAGCGCCATCACCGTGGGATACACCCCGGTGTTCCACTGCCACACCACACAGACTGCCTGCACCTTCATCGAGCTGCAGAAGAAGCTCGACCCCAGGTCCGGGCAGACCAAGGAAGAGAACCCCACCTTCCTGAAGAGCGGTGACGCAGCCATCGTCAAGATCAAGCCGACCAAGCCGATGGTAATCGAGAATGTCAAGGAACTCCCTCAGCTGGGCAGGTTCGCAATCCGGGATATGGGCTCAACCATTGCAGCCGGAATGTGCATCGCAATTACGCCCAAGCAGATGAGATAA
- the rpsJ gene encoding 30S ribosomal protein S10, producing MQKARIRLTGTDYKKVEMVCERIKEIAERTGVNLAGPIPLPTKKMVVTVRKSPDGEGTATWDRWQMRVHKRLIDIDADERALRQLMRTQVPKDIGIEIVLES from the coding sequence ATGCAGAAGGCCAGAATTCGCCTGACCGGTACAGACTACAAGAAAGTTGAGATGGTCTGTGAACGAATCAAGGAGATTGCTGAACGAACGGGTGTCAATCTGGCCGGTCCGATCCCCCTGCCGACCAAGAAGATGGTGGTCACCGTCCGCAAGAGTCCGGACGGAGAGGGGACCGCGACATGGGACCGCTGGCAGATGAGAGTCCATAAAAGACTGATCGATATCGACGCGGATGAGCGTGCACTTCGCCAGCTTATGCGCACCCAGGTACCGAAAGATATCGGAATCGAGATAGTTCTCGAGAGTTAG
- a CDS encoding flippase activity-associated protein Agl23, producing the protein MSAAYPRLTRWFSVENLFILIFILTFLLRFLFLDLKLFHHDESIHAWFSYDLLTKGSYTYDPMYHGPFLYYVTAGMFYLFGQSDLVARILPALFGALLVPLVYAIYRLGYLDARQGLVAAAFVAVSPDLVYFSRFLRHDIFQLFFTLLIVVALLYYLERKKLWFALVAGLAVGGGMTLKEDMPLFLVILITFAIFLWWRRKIHLPPTWKRDLILGLVVAGAIIVAFYSSFGGQWEILYTGLIKAWNHWTAMHEACRICGPPYFYILLLLLYEVPIFILAIFGIMQFIDRHNPFPGWIEKIREYRNREPAKTFEIDEVTGKNAGHGNVPWDKKELFFAFSIWWMVVTMAAYAYIGEKVPWLIIHQLLPMIFVAVYLMTPNKTIVAVIGIIFLLFMTWHVAFTPGDINEPIVQVQNSEELREVMAQIDNSSVVMIASKDYWPLPWYYRGDKWDKMKFYGQIVDQTTIEQVNPDMIITHDLESYPCLPGYDKATYKLSYWFSIYDQESRLPEYYFQRDGKLGSINIDVFTRNASATGCY; encoded by the coding sequence TTGAGCGCTGCATATCCGAGGTTAACGCGCTGGTTCTCAGTCGAGAATCTCTTTATTTTAATTTTTATTCTCACCTTTCTACTGCGGTTCCTGTTCCTGGACCTGAAACTGTTTCATCACGACGAGTCGATTCATGCCTGGTTTTCCTACGATCTCCTGACCAAGGGGTCCTACACGTATGACCCCATGTATCACGGGCCGTTCCTGTACTACGTCACCGCCGGGATGTTCTACCTCTTCGGCCAGTCCGATCTGGTAGCGAGGATACTTCCCGCCCTGTTCGGGGCGCTCCTGGTCCCCCTGGTCTATGCAATCTACCGGCTGGGATACCTTGACGCCCGCCAGGGCCTTGTCGCCGCGGCGTTCGTCGCGGTCTCCCCCGACCTGGTCTATTTCTCCCGGTTCCTGCGGCACGACATATTCCAGCTCTTCTTCACCCTGCTGATCGTGGTGGCACTCCTCTATTACCTGGAGCGAAAGAAGCTCTGGTTCGCACTTGTCGCGGGCCTCGCCGTAGGAGGCGGTATGACGCTCAAGGAGGATATGCCGCTCTTCCTGGTCATCCTGATCACTTTCGCCATCTTCCTGTGGTGGAGACGGAAGATCCACCTTCCTCCCACCTGGAAACGGGATCTTATCCTGGGGCTCGTCGTAGCAGGTGCGATAATCGTCGCATTCTACTCATCGTTCGGAGGGCAATGGGAGATCCTGTATACCGGGCTCATAAAGGCGTGGAACCACTGGACCGCAATGCATGAAGCGTGTCGTATCTGCGGGCCGCCGTATTTCTACATCCTGTTGCTGCTCCTTTACGAGGTGCCGATCTTCATCCTGGCCATCTTCGGGATCATGCAGTTCATAGACCGCCACAACCCCTTCCCCGGATGGATTGAGAAGATCCGGGAGTACCGGAACCGTGAACCGGCGAAAACCTTCGAGATCGATGAGGTCACCGGGAAAAACGCGGGTCACGGCAACGTCCCGTGGGACAAGAAGGAACTCTTCTTCGCGTTCTCCATCTGGTGGATGGTGGTGACCATGGCGGCATATGCCTACATCGGCGAAAAGGTCCCCTGGCTGATAATCCACCAGCTGCTCCCCATGATCTTCGTCGCGGTCTATCTTATGACCCCGAACAAGACCATCGTGGCGGTGATCGGGATCATTTTCCTTCTGTTCATGACCTGGCACGTCGCATTTACGCCGGGCGATATCAACGAGCCGATCGTACAGGTACAAAACTCCGAGGAGTTGCGGGAGGTGATGGCCCAGATCGACAACTCCAGCGTGGTAATGATCGCATCGAAAGACTACTGGCCGCTTCCCTGGTACTACCGGGGCGATAAATGGGACAAGATGAAGTTCTACGGCCAGATAGTAGACCAGACTACGATAGAGCAGGTCAATCCCGACATGATCATCACCCACGATCTGGAGAGCTATCCCTGCCTGCCCGGGTACGACAAGGCGACCTACAAACTCTCATACTGGTTCTCCATCTACGACCAGGAGTCCCGGTTACCTGAGTATTATTTCCAGCGGGATGGGAAACTGGGGAGCATTAACATAGACGTATTCACCCGGAACGCGAGCGCGACGGGCTGCTATTGA
- the larE gene encoding ATP-dependent sacrificial sulfur transferase LarE produces MDSVSVFLKNEKFSTTPGPRSPAIRLNYRDPPLYILTTAMTGPGIDEKLRRLHEYLADHSPMIISFSGGVDSGVMAAVARDELGDDALAVLLKSPVIPEREIESAIKIAESIGIGLEVLPVPLLEDPAFCSNPPDRCYLCKKHHAGVLSAYARDHGYSFIADGLNASDLGERRPGKRAGDEEGILHPFIAAGISKPEVREIARIMRLSFAEKLPFSCLCTRVPYGESISPDLLARIGRAEDVLGELGFTQFRVRAHGPVARVEVIPGEMEMAMEHRVWIVRRMKETGFIYVTLDLEGFRSGSMDEVF; encoded by the coding sequence ATGGATTCAGTTTCGGTTTTTTTAAAGAATGAAAAATTCTCGACGACGCCCGGGCCCAGGTCCCCCGCTATCCGTCTCAATTATAGGGATCCCCCCCTATACATCTTGACGACAGCCATGACCGGTCCGGGAATCGATGAGAAATTGCGAAGGCTACATGAATACCTTGCAGACCATTCGCCGATGATTATATCATTCTCGGGGGGTGTCGACAGCGGGGTCATGGCCGCGGTGGCACGGGACGAGCTGGGTGATGACGCCCTTGCGGTGCTTTTAAAAAGCCCGGTTATCCCGGAACGGGAGATCGAATCCGCGATCAAAATAGCGGAATCAATCGGAATCGGACTGGAGGTGCTCCCTGTCCCGCTCCTCGAAGACCCGGCGTTCTGTTCCAACCCTCCTGATCGCTGCTACCTGTGCAAGAAACATCATGCAGGCGTCCTGAGCGCGTATGCCAGGGACCACGGGTACTCGTTCATTGCCGACGGGCTGAATGCCTCCGACCTGGGGGAACGCCGGCCGGGAAAGCGTGCCGGTGACGAGGAGGGGATCCTCCATCCCTTCATCGCCGCAGGGATCTCCAAACCGGAAGTACGTGAGATCGCCAGGATAATGCGGCTCTCCTTCGCTGAAAAGCTCCCCTTCTCCTGCCTTTGTACCCGGGTCCCCTACGGCGAATCCATATCCCCGGACCTGCTGGCCAGGATCGGTCGGGCAGAGGATGTACTCGGCGAACTTGGTTTCACGCAGTTCAGGGTCAGGGCCCATGGCCCGGTAGCCCGGGTCGAAGTGATCCCAGGGGAGATGGAAATGGCGATGGAACACCGGGTATGGATAGTGCGGCGTATGAAGGAGACCGGGTTCATCTACGTCACGCTCGACCTCGAAGGGTTCCGGTCCGGAAGCATGGACGAGGTGTTCTGA
- a CDS encoding tubulin/FtsZ family protein produces the protein MRIFFIGFGQAGGKIVDMFIEQDKRLGTSSFRGIAVNTARTDLMGLKNIELKDRILIGQTTVKGHGVGTDNAAGAKITFEESDAIISAIDKRGTHDVDAFMIVAGLGGGTGSGGTPVLARQLKKIYREPVYVLGILPAPEEGRLYSYNAARSLATLIKEADNTFIFDNSAWKNEGESVKSAFQRLNDEIVRRFGVLFRAGEVGRAGVGEMVVDSSEIINTLRGGGISSVGYAVSEVVTRKGKPGMGSLIGGIKGLRKKEANEEVLLGEDRTAKIISLVRRAMLGRLTIPCDYSTAERALVLVAGPPGELDRKGIEKAKSWVEENIAGVEVRGGDYPVNSNYVAAVVMLATVSNAPRIKELMEIARSTKEDVARSAQEQKPSLVADDIEPLFE, from the coding sequence ATGAGGATATTTTTCATTGGATTCGGCCAGGCGGGAGGGAAGATCGTAGACATGTTCATCGAGCAGGACAAACGTCTCGGCACCAGCAGTTTCCGTGGAATTGCGGTCAATACGGCACGCACTGATCTCATGGGCCTGAAAAATATCGAGCTCAAGGACCGTATTCTTATCGGCCAGACGACGGTCAAAGGGCACGGTGTAGGCACGGACAATGCCGCCGGTGCAAAGATCACCTTCGAGGAGTCCGATGCGATCATCAGTGCCATCGACAAGCGTGGAACCCACGATGTCGATGCGTTCATGATCGTTGCCGGGCTTGGCGGCGGGACGGGTTCCGGGGGTACCCCGGTTCTCGCCAGGCAGCTGAAGAAGATCTACCGGGAGCCTGTGTACGTCCTCGGGATCCTCCCCGCCCCCGAGGAAGGAAGGCTCTATTCCTACAACGCGGCGAGGAGCCTCGCCACTCTGATCAAGGAGGCCGACAACACTTTCATCTTCGACAACAGCGCCTGGAAGAACGAGGGGGAAAGCGTAAAGAGCGCCTTCCAGCGCTTGAACGACGAGATCGTGCGCCGTTTCGGAGTCCTCTTCAGGGCAGGAGAGGTCGGTCGCGCCGGCGTGGGCGAGATGGTGGTCGACTCGAGCGAGATCATCAATACGCTCCGCGGCGGCGGGATCAGCTCCGTGGGGTACGCAGTGAGCGAAGTGGTCACCAGGAAGGGAAAGCCGGGAATGGGAAGCCTGATCGGGGGGATCAAGGGCCTTCGCAAGAAAGAAGCAAACGAAGAGGTTCTTCTCGGCGAGGACCGGACCGCAAAGATCATCTCCCTGGTCCGCCGGGCCATGCTCGGGCGTCTCACCATACCCTGCGACTATTCCACCGCCGAACGGGCCCTGGTGCTTGTCGCCGGGCCGCCGGGCGAACTCGACCGGAAAGGAATCGAGAAAGCCAAGAGCTGGGTGGAAGAGAATATCGCGGGGGTTGAGGTCCGTGGCGGAGATTACCCGGTTAACAGCAACTATGTCGCCGCGGTGGTAATGCTCGCCACGGTATCCAACGCACCCCGGATCAAGGAGCTCATGGAGATCGCCCGCTCGACAAAAGAGGACGTTGCACGATCTGCACAGGAACAGAAGCCATCCCTGGTGGCGGATGATATTGAACCATTGTTTGAGTGA
- a CDS encoding NAD(P)/FAD-dependent oxidoreductase yields MKICIIGGGLTGLAAAFRLAGSHEVDLVEKRDHLGGCLASYDRERYWIEKFYHHCFVGDDALLALIRELGIEDRLEWLKGTSGYYVEGKVYPLNTPLEIARYPFLTLGEKYRLAMLTLRAKKLDVDALDGVRARDYVLDNLGEGIYRSFFEPLLRSKFGERSGDVSAAWLISRIAIRSHRGLSGERLGYLNGGFQVLVDALGDWIGKHATFRLNDPVTVMGRTGDGWMVNGRHYDRVVSTIPPQELARISGIPLAPVPYQGAACMTLAIDRDVTDGVYWLNMRDPAPYGAVVSHTNFAPVDRYGERLVYLASYFTGELPPRHDRVMREDFCKRFGVREEEIRWQHMAVEPYAGPLYTTGYRERLPDYAQDGLFIAGMFSRPNYPERSMEGSVRAGYEAAELAGRM; encoded by the coding sequence ATGAAGATCTGCATCATCGGCGGAGGGTTGACCGGTCTTGCCGCCGCGTTTCGCCTGGCGGGATCCCACGAGGTGGACCTCGTGGAGAAGAGAGATCACCTTGGGGGGTGTCTCGCGTCCTATGACCGGGAACGCTACTGGATAGAGAAATTCTATCACCATTGTTTCGTGGGAGACGATGCACTTCTCGCCTTAATACGGGAACTCGGGATCGAGGACCGCCTGGAATGGCTGAAGGGGACCAGTGGATATTACGTCGAAGGGAAGGTGTACCCGCTCAACACTCCCCTGGAGATCGCCCGGTACCCGTTCCTCACCCTCGGCGAAAAATACAGGCTCGCCATGCTCACTCTCAGGGCAAAAAAACTCGACGTTGACGCACTCGACGGAGTGCGGGCCCGTGATTACGTGCTCGACAACCTAGGAGAAGGGATATACAGGTCATTCTTCGAGCCGCTCCTCAGGAGCAAATTCGGCGAGCGGAGCGGGGACGTCTCCGCGGCGTGGCTGATCTCGAGGATCGCGATCCGGTCCCACCGTGGACTCTCCGGGGAACGGCTGGGATATCTCAACGGGGGGTTCCAGGTACTCGTCGACGCTCTCGGGGACTGGATCGGAAAACACGCCACGTTCCGGCTGAACGACCCGGTAACCGTAATGGGGAGAACCGGAGACGGGTGGATGGTAAACGGGAGGCACTACGACCGGGTCGTCTCGACCATCCCCCCCCAGGAACTGGCCCGGATCAGCGGAATCCCGCTCGCACCGGTACCGTACCAGGGAGCGGCCTGCATGACCCTGGCCATCGACCGCGACGTGACCGACGGGGTGTACTGGCTGAACATGAGGGATCCGGCACCATACGGCGCAGTCGTATCGCACACCAACTTCGCACCGGTGGACCGGTACGGCGAACGCCTCGTATATCTTGCGTCATATTTCACCGGTGAACTCCCGCCCCGCCACGACCGGGTGATGCGGGAGGACTTCTGTAAGCGGTTCGGGGTCCGGGAGGAGGAGATCCGGTGGCAGCACATGGCGGTGGAGCCGTATGCCGGGCCGCTGTATACAACAGGTTACCGCGAGCGGCTCCCGGATTATGCCCAGGACGGGCTGTTCATCGCCGGGATGTTCTCCCGCCCCAATTACCCCGAGCGGAGCATGGAAGGGTCAGTCCGTGCGGGCTACGAGGCGGCGGAACTGGCAGGCCGGATGTGA
- a CDS encoding dolichyl-phosphate beta-glucosyltransferase: protein MGEIEVSAVIPVFNDRPALETAIPESLETLSGCCQNFELIVAEDGSTDGSAELVGEWERKDPRVRLLHRDTRQGRGTALNRAFTESNGTIVCYYDVDLATDMQHLPRLIGAIREGYDIATGSRLMPDSEITRSGGREIASRGYNTLVRLILRSRLYDHQCGFKAFSRERLMPLIPSVKDGHWFWDTEVLVRAQRKGYRILEFPVHWTEGKGTTVRKNDVISMGRAILRLWWQLHVEKD, encoded by the coding sequence GTGGGCGAAATCGAGGTCAGTGCGGTGATCCCGGTCTTCAATGACCGGCCTGCGTTGGAAACGGCAATTCCCGAGTCGCTCGAAACACTCTCAGGCTGTTGCCAGAATTTCGAACTGATCGTCGCCGAGGACGGGAGCACGGACGGGAGCGCAGAGCTGGTCGGGGAATGGGAACGGAAAGACCCCAGGGTCCGGCTGCTCCACCGGGACACGCGACAGGGAAGAGGGACCGCATTAAATCGTGCTTTTACAGAATCCAATGGAACTATTGTCTGTTACTACGATGTGGACCTTGCGACCGACATGCAGCACCTTCCCCGGCTGATCGGGGCCATCCGGGAGGGGTACGATATCGCCACGGGGTCGCGGCTCATGCCGGACAGCGAGATCACCCGGAGCGGCGGAAGGGAGATCGCCAGCAGGGGGTATAATACTCTTGTACGGCTCATTCTGAGAAGCAGACTCTATGATCACCAGTGCGGGTTCAAGGCATTTTCCAGGGAGCGGCTGATGCCGCTGATCCCTTCGGTGAAGGACGGACACTGGTTCTGGGACACGGAGGTTCTGGTAAGAGCCCAGAGGAAAGGATACCGTATCCTGGAATTCCCGGTCCACTGGACCGAAGGGAAAGGGACGACGGTGCGGAAAAACGACGTGATATCAATGGGTCGGGCGATCCTCCGCCTCTGGTGGCAGTTGCATGTGGAAAAAGATTAG
- a CDS encoding lysylphosphatidylglycerol synthase transmembrane domain-containing protein has protein sequence MWKKISAVVIPTIIAVGIIAYMLYRVWDDLLIALEHIVWGFLAVAVAICLLAWFVRGYRYQVILKGMEIRVGLFFSTATIFVSQTANLIIPARLGDLVRVFILKHEKGTTVSQGLSSLVVERIFDIVTVALIGALALPFVLNVPEWFTTVIIVPLVLGAVFFGVLLVSGRLASRNKYLQIVLTMAEQMRQASLTIRSMVLLSASSILTWVLDILVCLSVVLMFGQQIPFAVIALAIVIGNLVKAVPLTPGGVGTYELALALTFSLAGVSPAEATLIAVIDHLIKNLVTLAGGIASIYYFGGWVLDTIRSAFNRELEGGKKSGL, from the coding sequence ATGTGGAAAAAGATTAGTGCGGTCGTAATTCCTACCATCATCGCGGTAGGGATCATCGCGTATATGCTCTACCGCGTCTGGGACGACCTCCTGATCGCCCTGGAGCATATCGTCTGGGGGTTCCTTGCGGTGGCGGTCGCCATATGCCTGCTTGCCTGGTTCGTCCGCGGGTACCGCTACCAGGTCATCCTGAAGGGGATGGAGATACGGGTCGGTCTTTTCTTCTCGACGGCCACAATCTTCGTCTCCCAGACCGCAAACCTGATCATTCCCGCGAGGCTTGGAGACCTGGTCCGGGTATTCATTCTCAAGCATGAGAAAGGGACGACCGTGTCCCAGGGCCTTTCATCCCTGGTAGTAGAACGGATCTTCGACATCGTCACCGTGGCGCTCATCGGGGCCCTTGCCCTGCCGTTCGTCCTGAACGTGCCGGAATGGTTTACTACGGTGATCATCGTCCCCCTGGTCCTCGGAGCGGTCTTTTTCGGGGTTCTTCTTGTCAGCGGAAGACTGGCATCCAGGAACAAGTACCTCCAGATAGTCCTGACCATGGCAGAGCAGATGCGCCAGGCGTCCCTTACGATCAGGTCGATGGTGCTCCTCTCGGCAAGTTCCATCCTCACCTGGGTGCTTGATATCCTGGTGTGCCTCTCGGTCGTGCTCATGTTCGGCCAGCAGATCCCCTTCGCGGTCATTGCGCTCGCGATCGTGATCGGCAACCTGGTCAAGGCAGTCCCGCTCACCCCCGGAGGAGTGGGGACCTACGAGCTGGCCCTGGCGCTTACCTTCTCCCTTGCGGGCGTGTCCCCCGCTGAGGCCACGCTGATCGCGGTGATCGACCACCTGATCAAGAACCTCGTCACCCTTGCCGGTGGAATCGCCTCTATATACTACTTTGGCGGATGGGTACTGGATACTATCCGGTCCGCATTCAACCGGGAACTCGAGGGAGGGAAGAAATCTGGACTATGA
- a CDS encoding DUF2298 domain-containing protein — protein sequence MADGYWILSGPHSTGNSREGRNLDYELQFLAVIVWLGVVFLLQLSFWPYLKKWLGDYAFPAAFPASLLAFTLLSWYCGLFSLPLQLALIPNAALFLYAIRKRTITWTLLKREWKWVAVFLLFFVFMLEVRFVNPSISYAEKFMDHAFIASIMRTPVVPPLDPWFLGGTLDVYYYLGYWIFGALGVVTGIPSNIVFNLALPTVLGMAAVSLYALGHLLTDRFRWLPLVTLLIVNPSFVYQVIQGKAIGAIFWDSTRTIPNAIQEYPLFSFLWGDVHAHVIGMFNQLFMIFLLVYAWMNWQNAGRRTRWAIVLLSSLSLGAMPLINSWDVIVYAPVTVLSGLILWYRSRKYPAQNDEPQPGTSRGHWYHPLNWVCTGPSYLVLVPVLAVLSYLPSYFMFNTRGIMGIGLVTTPTPAFEFLLIHGLFIALFVVYLAGDIIKRPYLLLVAIPFAIAGYPGAAIAVIPLAYFLARGAKKPAELLAVLGLVIIILTEFFYFKDNMGDVYYRMNTIFKFYIAAWLLMGASSFVMLAQVLGRFIPREKIRPVVTRIGLVIAVVVLLVCPLVVPLDSPYRDASLDGLNYLKTAYPGDALAVDYLRSLPGSFGIVEAQGGDYTYFSRISSFTGLPTIIGMPFHEYMWRNDDSGWYGERINDIKTIYEDPGATADLMRKYNATMVVVGNPEREQYQVRVDLAGLTEIYNREGVQIYALPAGNGPAAPVTAGFPA from the coding sequence TTGGCGGATGGGTACTGGATACTATCCGGTCCGCATTCAACCGGGAACTCGAGGGAGGGAAGAAATCTGGACTATGAACTGCAGTTCCTGGCGGTAATCGTGTGGCTGGGGGTGGTGTTCCTCCTCCAGCTCTCCTTCTGGCCGTACCTGAAAAAATGGCTGGGAGACTATGCCTTCCCGGCCGCCTTCCCCGCCTCGCTCCTTGCGTTCACCCTCCTTTCGTGGTATTGCGGGTTGTTTTCCCTGCCCCTTCAGCTGGCCCTGATCCCCAATGCGGCCCTCTTCCTCTACGCCATCCGGAAGAGAACGATCACCTGGACCCTGCTGAAGAGGGAATGGAAATGGGTGGCGGTGTTCCTGCTCTTCTTCGTGTTCATGCTGGAAGTTCGGTTCGTCAACCCCAGCATATCTTACGCGGAGAAGTTCATGGACCATGCGTTCATCGCCTCCATCATGCGTACCCCGGTGGTGCCTCCGCTCGATCCGTGGTTCCTCGGCGGGACGCTCGACGTCTATTACTACCTGGGCTACTGGATCTTCGGGGCGCTCGGCGTGGTGACCGGGATACCCTCGAACATCGTCTTCAACCTGGCGCTCCCCACCGTCCTCGGAATGGCGGCGGTGAGCCTCTATGCCCTCGGCCACCTGCTCACCGACCGGTTCCGGTGGCTCCCCCTGGTCACACTGCTCATCGTCAACCCCTCGTTCGTCTACCAGGTCATCCAGGGAAAAGCGATCGGGGCGATCTTCTGGGACAGCACCAGGACCATTCCCAATGCCATCCAGGAATACCCCCTGTTCTCGTTCCTCTGGGGCGACGTACACGCCCATGTGATAGGGATGTTCAACCAGCTGTTCATGATCTTCCTGCTGGTCTACGCCTGGATGAACTGGCAGAACGCAGGCCGGCGGACCCGGTGGGCGATCGTCCTGCTCTCATCGTTGTCGCTCGGGGCGATGCCCCTTATCAACTCCTGGGACGTGATCGTCTACGCCCCTGTCACCGTGCTCTCCGGGCTGATCCTGTGGTACCGGAGCAGGAAATACCCGGCTCAGAATGATGAACCTCAACCGGGCACTTCCCGCGGCCACTGGTATCATCCCCTGAACTGGGTGTGTACGGGACCTTCGTACCTCGTCCTGGTCCCCGTGCTCGCGGTACTCTCTTACCTTCCCTCGTACTTCATGTTCAACACCCGGGGGATCATGGGGATCGGGCTGGTGACCACGCCCACGCCGGCATTCGAGTTCCTGCTTATCCACGGCCTGTTCATCGCCCTCTTCGTCGTCTACCTCGCCGGGGACATCATAAAAAGGCCGTACCTGCTTCTGGTGGCCATCCCGTTCGCCATCGCAGGGTATCCCGGGGCGGCAATCGCGGTGATCCCGCTCGCATATTTCCTCGCCCGGGGAGCGAAGAAGCCCGCCGAACTCCTCGCGGTGCTCGGCCTTGTGATCATCATACTCACCGAGTTCTTCTATTTCAAGGACAACATGGGGGACGTCTATTACCGGATGAACACCATCTTCAAGTTTTATATCGCCGCCTGGCTGCTGATGGGTGCATCCTCGTTCGTAATGCTGGCCCAGGTGCTCGGGAGATTCATCCCCCGTGAAAAGATCCGGCCGGTGGTCACCAGGATCGGGCTGGTGATCGCGGTGGTCGTCCTCCTGGTCTGCCCCTTGGTGGTCCCCCTCGATTCCCCCTACCGGGATGCATCTCTCGACGGGCTCAACTACCTTAAGACGGCATACCCCGGGGACGCACTTGCAGTGGACTATCTCCGAAGCCTTCCCGGTTCGTTCGGGATCGTCGAGGCCCAGGGAGGGGACTATACCTACTTTTCGCGGATCTCCTCCTTCACCGGACTTCCCACCATCATTGGGATGCCCTTCCACGAGTACATGTGGAGGAACGACGATTCGGGGTGGTACGGGGAACGGATCAACGACATCAAGACCATTTACGAGGACCCGGGGGCGACCGCTGACCTGATGCGGAAGTATAACGCAACCATGGTCGTCGTGGGGAACCCGGAACGCGAGCAGTACCAGGTCCGTGTCGACCTGGCGGGCCTGACAGAGATCTATAACCGCGAAGGAGTGCAGATATATGCTCTCCCCGCGGGAAATGGGCCGGCAGCTCCCGTTACGGCCGGATTTCCGGCGTGA